The following proteins are encoded in a genomic region of Candidatus Cloacimonadota bacterium:
- the polA gene encoding DNA polymerase I has protein sequence MRKTLYLIDGSAMLFRSHFAFIKNPLVNSQGQHTNAIFGTVNSFLHFVEKMAPENIVVSFDRKAPTFRHELSEAYKANRPPMPEELVTQIEPLHEFFRLIGLPEISLDGYEADDVLATLAEHFKDTHDIVFVTGDKDYSQLLEERVSIFDPGKDVSMDSEAVFEKFGVWPRQFIDYLALVGDTSDNIPGVYGIGPKGAQKLLQEYDNLASIYEHLEEIKPNLRKKLETNRENAFLSQKLAAIVRDVPLDFPTESQTRFESGNLSKAADFLAKFELNTLKRRIENRFGKSATLEAKPLDKYEDEQLVQSDIFSNGEQAQISPTPALEFKAILAEADNFPALLVQLNDVQAVALDTETDSLDPISAKLVGISVCTNSDEAWYLPLGHKDAQNLPLEGTLDGLRRALAGKTIIGHNLKFDLMVLKNAGWELDNPIWDTMLAAYIADPGENRFSLDDCALRELGHTMIPISALLDKKETPSFDLVEVEKARDYAAEDAWATFQLAPIYRKRLSDTHLIELYDDIELPLLPVLQRMEENGVKLDTEVLEQISRNIQSELEGIAKAIYSYAGYEFNINSTQQLAKLLFEEKKLPPGKKTKSGFSTDNSVLEELAGDYEIADTLIQYRGLTKLDSTYASALPRLVNPVTGRVHSSFNQTVASTGRLSSSNPNLQNIPVRTELGRSIRKAFVASDADWAIMAADYSQIELRLLALFSRDEVLLDAFRHNLDIHRQTASIITGKPLQEVSAQERSQAKTINFGLLYGMGQKKLSRELGISQADAKSMIHNYFERFPSIQAYISQSKAEARLHMYAQTIFGRRLYLKNLNSANAGLRAEAERVAVNMPIQGSAADLIKIAMIRIHTRVKDDPRIRMILQVHDELVFEVRRDFLDEAQNLVRSEMEGALPEQWSSIVALKTDIGIGDNWFEAH, from the coding sequence TCAAAAACCCGCTGGTAAATTCCCAGGGACAACATACAAACGCCATTTTTGGCACCGTGAATTCCTTTTTGCATTTTGTGGAAAAAATGGCACCGGAAAACATCGTGGTGAGCTTTGACCGCAAGGCGCCCACTTTCAGGCACGAATTAAGCGAGGCTTACAAGGCAAACCGTCCCCCCATGCCGGAGGAATTGGTGACCCAGATTGAGCCTTTGCACGAGTTTTTCCGCCTGATTGGACTGCCGGAAATATCCCTGGATGGCTATGAAGCGGATGACGTTTTGGCGACACTGGCAGAGCATTTTAAGGATACGCACGACATCGTTTTTGTGACCGGGGACAAGGACTATTCCCAGTTGCTGGAAGAGCGCGTGAGCATTTTTGACCCTGGCAAGGATGTCAGCATGGACTCCGAGGCGGTGTTTGAAAAATTTGGGGTTTGGCCGCGCCAATTCATCGATTATCTGGCTTTGGTGGGAGACACTTCCGACAACATTCCCGGCGTTTACGGCATTGGTCCCAAAGGCGCGCAAAAGCTTTTGCAGGAATATGATAACCTCGCTTCCATCTATGAGCATCTGGAGGAAATCAAGCCCAATCTGCGCAAAAAACTGGAGACAAACCGGGAAAACGCCTTCCTTTCCCAAAAATTGGCTGCCATCGTGCGGGACGTTCCGCTGGATTTTCCTACGGAATCGCAAACCCGTTTTGAGAGCGGAAACCTGAGCAAGGCGGCGGATTTTTTGGCAAAATTTGAGCTTAACACGCTGAAACGCCGCATCGAAAACAGGTTCGGAAAAAGTGCGACCTTGGAAGCGAAACCCCTTGATAAATATGAGGATGAACAGCTCGTCCAATCCGATATTTTCAGCAATGGAGAGCAGGCGCAGATTAGCCCCACCCCGGCTTTGGAGTTCAAGGCGATTTTGGCTGAGGCGGACAATTTTCCCGCTTTACTGGTGCAGTTAAATGACGTCCAGGCAGTGGCTTTGGACACCGAAACCGACAGCCTGGACCCCATTTCGGCAAAGCTGGTGGGAATTTCAGTGTGCACAAACAGCGACGAAGCCTGGTATCTGCCTCTGGGGCACAAGGATGCGCAAAATCTGCCGCTTGAGGGGACGCTTGACGGCCTGCGCCGGGCTTTGGCAGGAAAAACCATCATCGGCCACAACCTGAAATTCGACCTCATGGTGTTGAAAAACGCCGGCTGGGAATTGGATAACCCCATCTGGGACACAATGTTGGCGGCCTATATTGCCGACCCCGGCGAGAACCGTTTTTCCCTGGATGACTGCGCTTTGCGGGAACTGGGACACACAATGATTCCGATTTCCGCCCTCCTGGATAAAAAGGAAACACCGAGCTTCGATTTGGTGGAAGTGGAAAAAGCGCGGGATTACGCGGCGGAGGATGCCTGGGCGACATTCCAATTGGCACCGATTTACCGCAAGCGACTTTCGGACACGCATCTGATTGAATTGTATGACGATATCGAGCTTCCCCTGCTGCCTGTTTTGCAGCGCATGGAAGAAAACGGGGTGAAGCTGGACACGGAGGTATTGGAGCAGATTTCCCGCAATATCCAAAGCGAATTGGAAGGCATTGCAAAAGCAATCTATAGTTATGCGGGCTATGAATTTAACATCAATTCCACCCAGCAATTGGCGAAGCTGCTTTTTGAGGAAAAAAAACTGCCGCCGGGCAAAAAAACCAAGAGCGGTTTTTCCACGGATAACTCTGTATTGGAAGAACTGGCAGGGGATTATGAAATCGCGGACACCCTGATTCAATATCGCGGACTGACGAAACTGGATTCCACCTATGCCAGCGCCTTGCCCCGGCTGGTGAATCCTGTCACCGGGCGCGTGCATTCCTCTTTCAATCAAACAGTTGCGTCCACCGGCAGGCTGTCGTCCTCGAACCCGAATCTGCAGAATATCCCCGTGCGCACTGAACTGGGACGCTCCATTCGCAAGGCTTTTGTGGCTTCGGATGCGGATTGGGCAATCATGGCGGCGGATTATTCCCAGATTGAACTGCGGCTTTTAGCGCTTTTTTCCCGTGATGAAGTGCTTTTGGACGCTTTTCGGCACAACCTCGATATTCACCGCCAAACCGCGTCCATCATCACCGGAAAACCCTTGCAGGAAGTGAGCGCGCAGGAAAGGAGCCAAGCGAAAACCATCAATTTTGGGCTGCTCTACGGCATGGGTCAAAAAAAGCTCTCCCGGGAGCTGGGAATCTCGCAGGCAGACGCCAAGTCCATGATTCACAACTATTTCGAGCGCTTTCCTTCCATTCAGGCCTACATCAGCCAAAGCAAAGCCGAAGCCAGGCTGCACATGTATGCCCAAACCATCTTTGGACGCAGGTTATACCTGAAAAATCTCAACAGCGCAAACGCGGGTTTGCGTGCCGAAGCGGAACGCGTGGCGGTGAACATGCCCATTCAGGGCAGCGCGGCAGACCTCATCAAAATTGCCATGATTCGCATCCACACCCGCGTTAAGGACGATCCCCGTATCCGCATGATTCTGCAGGTTCATGACGAATTGGTGTTTGAAGTGCGGCGGGATTTTTTGGACGAAGCCCAAAACCTGGTGCGCTCTGAAATGGAAGGCGCTTTGCCGGAACAATGGAGCAGCATCGTGGCGCTAAAAACAGACATCGGCATCGGCGACAATTGGTTTGAAGCGCATTGA
- a CDS encoding pyruvate phosphate dikinase: MDKIESQALASNLAQTQVKQIVLSPQSLWLLEQSEAYFGIHRRTRLFLEELHHPYANLGSALELLRQSITGDLWFWAQLPQRERALETILNIFQDIFSRAPEQSIRQSALGEFLGFAIALAENEDVPQSILEQAFEVLEKWHTEAGELFIRASGQLFKTLQKLWPRLEKQDEAISLLRSVYEAAVKLWAASASISTWRAKYEDIVSVSDKELEKAVGQEFFADCLQRIEAAQTLEDFASIPSFSDIAARQRDQISSFQSLPEKIHYIFYLLGLDAMSALSDHLLWDLNRLLADLHKELSVKEIELLLNGIFENLEDFKERHSGIVLDCVLTIGRALLNPQEPELGRRCLRQIIDLGFIPPGEIKINSDWQIVANKNHIKNIRVWLELIGIDPVFCKDLLAALIINLIQGGIFISDTDLFQKDVSKFLNSHLEPLYVQAKQLLRLFPVFYHEIGAEGEIRDLSTEIDEMSGRRDRLIHFVRKQLHTESNNTHIILLHNILDYWTDLDPGHLKGLLPEDVDVFIQKPDARAQAQKEAVNGFFREHKVNADSLLGQSWHAVAPLFRRVKKEDFSLRRLELLVRIHYMLLDKYKLDPYDILKFLARFNWFDERERQRFTQSLKRKDQDGSIRQILDYIERLNRVVLDPDPSQSWENIYYKRHIAAGIPSMYGQYREPKLEALGMVFRLENLMERLLEQNIARLNLDYITASTLKRIIRILELFELGMAREGVVSEAFSSALEMMKTGQQTVPLSLDQYLDLFKQIKDSITELIQEYYYRFYEQELGRIPVKTRKYKRHMAQQMVAEEFFRKLLSSSFLVQLMDNFIARVLEALDSMKRAFGSGELRRVMSYDPDLMFIPLQVKKSRLDNQVLLGSKAHFLKRMHGYGFPIPPGFVISTEMHRFRAVLRAHAGIQREMEELLKQNIQRVERRTGLKFGNPEAPLLFSVRSGAALSLPGAMDTFLNIGLNDEVTLKLSARENYGWTAWDCYRRLIQSWGMAYGISRDEFDAVMIAFKRRHGVQLKTQFTPQQMRGMAEDYKKILQRHGIELEQNLFLQIKQAVDHVMDSWNTDRARLYRQKMQIADDWGTAVTIQQMVLGNMSLESGTGVVFTHAPSSKAPGITLNGDFTLCSQGEDVVGGLVHTLPISEQQRKQAREPVEISLEKDFPEIHGGLLDLARQLIEDYGYPHQEIEFTFEGPRLSQLYILQTRNQTITKPSAHTVFNVPKRELKLLGNGIGIGKGVVNGLVAISRADIDALKAQGMPLILVRPDTVPEDMELLFDCQGLLTSRGGVTSHAAVTAARLGISGIVNCRQLRVLEEENICRIGEKTLHPGDFIAIDANSGGIYLGHYPVETIMN; this comes from the coding sequence TTGGATAAGATTGAATCCCAAGCCTTGGCGAGCAACCTGGCGCAAACGCAGGTGAAGCAGATTGTCCTTTCCCCGCAAAGCCTGTGGCTGCTTGAGCAGAGTGAAGCTTATTTCGGCATCCACCGGCGCACCCGGCTGTTTTTGGAAGAGCTGCACCATCCCTACGCCAATCTGGGCTCGGCTTTGGAACTTTTGCGGCAAAGCATCACCGGCGACCTTTGGTTTTGGGCGCAGCTTCCCCAGCGTGAACGCGCCTTGGAGACCATCCTCAACATTTTTCAAGACATCTTTTCCCGTGCCCCGGAACAGTCCATCCGGCAGAGCGCTTTGGGAGAGTTTTTGGGTTTTGCCATCGCACTGGCGGAAAACGAGGATGTGCCGCAAAGCATTCTGGAACAGGCTTTTGAGGTTTTGGAAAAGTGGCACACAGAGGCGGGCGAGCTTTTCATCCGCGCTTCCGGACAGCTTTTTAAGACCCTGCAAAAGCTTTGGCCGCGCCTGGAAAAACAGGATGAAGCCATCTCCCTGCTGCGCAGCGTTTATGAAGCGGCGGTGAAGCTTTGGGCTGCCAGCGCATCCATTTCCACCTGGCGAGCCAAATATGAGGATATTGTAAGCGTCAGTGATAAAGAATTGGAAAAAGCGGTGGGACAGGAGTTTTTTGCCGATTGTCTGCAACGCATTGAGGCGGCTCAAACCCTGGAGGACTTTGCTTCCATCCCCTCTTTTTCGGACATCGCAGCCCGGCAGCGGGACCAGATTTCCAGTTTTCAGAGCCTGCCGGAAAAAATTCACTACATCTTTTATCTGCTGGGGTTGGACGCCATGTCCGCCCTGAGCGACCACCTGCTTTGGGACCTCAACCGGCTGTTGGCGGATTTGCATAAGGAATTGAGCGTCAAGGAAATAGAATTACTTCTGAACGGCATTTTTGAGAATTTGGAGGATTTCAAGGAACGTCACAGCGGCATCGTTTTGGATTGCGTGCTCACCATCGGCAGGGCGCTTTTGAACCCTCAGGAACCGGAATTGGGACGCCGCTGTCTGCGCCAGATCATCGATTTGGGCTTCATCCCGCCGGGAGAAATCAAGATTAACAGCGATTGGCAGATTGTGGCGAACAAAAACCACATCAAAAACATCCGTGTGTGGCTGGAACTGATTGGCATCGACCCCGTTTTTTGCAAAGACCTGCTGGCGGCGCTTATCATAAATCTCATCCAGGGCGGCATTTTCATCTCCGACACCGACCTGTTTCAAAAAGACGTTTCGAAATTTCTAAACAGCCATCTGGAACCGCTTTACGTGCAGGCGAAACAGCTTCTAAGGCTCTTTCCCGTGTTTTATCACGAAATCGGCGCCGAGGGTGAAATCCGCGACCTCAGCACTGAAATCGACGAAATGAGCGGACGCCGGGATAGGCTTATCCACTTTGTGCGCAAACAGTTACACACCGAAAGCAACAACACGCACATCATTCTTTTGCACAACATTTTGGACTATTGGACCGACCTTGACCCCGGACATCTGAAGGGACTTTTGCCCGAAGACGTGGATGTCTTTATCCAAAAACCAGACGCGCGCGCTCAAGCCCAAAAAGAGGCGGTAAACGGATTTTTCCGGGAGCATAAAGTGAACGCGGACAGTTTGTTGGGACAATCCTGGCATGCCGTGGCGCCGCTTTTTCGCAGGGTGAAAAAAGAGGATTTTTCCCTGCGGCGTCTGGAGCTTTTGGTGCGCATCCATTATATGCTGTTGGATAAATATAAGCTGGACCCCTACGATATTCTGAAGTTTTTGGCGCGCTTCAACTGGTTCGACGAACGTGAACGGCAGCGATTCACACAGAGTTTGAAACGCAAAGACCAGGACGGCAGCATCCGCCAGATTTTGGATTATATCGAGCGCCTGAACCGGGTGGTTTTGGATCCCGACCCCAGCCAAAGCTGGGAAAATATCTACTATAAACGCCATATCGCTGCGGGAATTCCATCCATGTATGGACAATACCGGGAGCCGAAACTGGAGGCGCTGGGCATGGTTTTCCGCTTGGAAAACTTGATGGAACGCCTTCTGGAACAGAACATTGCGCGCCTGAACCTGGATTATATCACCGCCAGCACGCTCAAGCGCATCATCCGCATTTTGGAGCTTTTTGAACTGGGTATGGCACGGGAAGGTGTGGTCAGCGAGGCTTTTTCCAGCGCTTTGGAGATGATGAAGACGGGTCAACAGACTGTGCCGCTGTCACTTGACCAATATCTTGACCTCTTTAAACAGATTAAGGACAGCATCACCGAACTGATTCAGGAATATTATTACCGCTTCTATGAACAGGAACTGGGACGAATCCCGGTGAAAACGCGTAAATACAAGCGCCACATGGCACAACAGATGGTGGCGGAAGAGTTTTTCCGCAAGCTGCTCAGCTCCAGTTTTCTGGTTCAACTGATGGATAATTTCATCGCCAGGGTTTTGGAAGCGCTGGACTCCATGAAGCGCGCTTTCGGAAGCGGAGAGCTCCGCCGGGTAATGAGTTACGACCCTGATTTGATGTTCATTCCCCTGCAGGTGAAAAAAAGCAGGCTGGACAATCAGGTGCTGCTGGGTTCCAAGGCGCATTTTTTGAAAAGAATGCACGGCTATGGTTTTCCCATCCCGCCGGGATTTGTGATTAGCACCGAAATGCACCGTTTTCGAGCGGTTTTGCGTGCCCATGCCGGAATTCAGCGAGAGATGGAAGAGCTTTTAAAGCAAAATATCCAGCGGGTGGAAAGGCGCACCGGACTGAAGTTTGGCAATCCCGAAGCTCCGCTGCTTTTTTCCGTGCGTTCCGGAGCGGCGCTCAGTCTCCCCGGGGCGATGGACACATTTTTGAACATCGGGCTGAACGATGAGGTGACCTTAAAACTCAGTGCCAGAGAGAATTACGGCTGGACAGCCTGGGATTGCTACCGCCGTTTGATTCAAAGCTGGGGCATGGCATACGGGATTTCGCGTGATGAATTTGATGCCGTGATGATTGCCTTCAAGCGGCGTCACGGCGTGCAACTCAAAACCCAATTCACACCGCAGCAGATGCGCGGGATGGCGGAGGATTATAAGAAAATCCTGCAGCGGCACGGCATTGAACTGGAACAGAATCTTTTCCTGCAGATAAAGCAGGCGGTTGACCACGTGATGGATTCCTGGAACACAGACCGCGCCAGGCTTTACCGGCAAAAGATGCAAATCGCGGATGACTGGGGCACCGCCGTCACCATCCAGCAGATGGTTTTGGGCAATATGAGCCTGGAATCCGGAACCGGAGTGGTTTTCACCCACGCGCCCTCAAGCAAGGCACCGGGAATCACGCTGAATGGGGATTTTACCCTCTGCAGCCAGGGTGAGGACGTTGTGGGCGGATTGGTGCATACCCTGCCCATTTCCGAGCAGCAGCGCAAACAGGCACGTGAACCGGTGGAGATTTCCCTGGAAAAGGATTTCCCCGAAATTCATGGCGGGTTGTTGGATTTGGCGCGGCAATTGATTGAGGACTATGGCTATCCTCATCAGGAGATTGAATTTACCTTCGAGGGTCCGCGGCTTTCCCAGCTTTATATCCTCCAAACCAGGAACCAGACAATCACCAAACCCAGCGCCCACACCGTTTTCAACGTTCCCAAGCGCGAGCTGAAACTGCTGGGCAACGGCATTGGCATTGGAAAAGGCGTGGTGAACGGACTTGTCGCCATTTCACGTGCCGATATCGACGCCCTCAAAGCGCAGGGCATGCCGCTGATTTTGGTGCGCCCGGACACCGTTCCCGAAGACATGGAACTGCTTTTTGATTGTCAGGGCTTGCTAACCTCAAGGGGCGGAGTGACTTCCCATGCCGCTGTCACCGCCGCCAGGCTGGGCATTTCCGGGATTGTGAATTGCCGCCAGTTGCGGGTTTTGGAAGAGGAAAACATCTGCCGCATTGGCGAGAAAACGCTTCATCCGGGTGATTTTATCGCCATCGATGCCAACAGCGGCGGGATTTATCTGGGACACTATCCAGTTGAAACGATTATGAACTAA
- a CDS encoding glyceraldehyde-3-phosphate dehydrogenase, translating into MNQDMKNKKLLGINSLGRIGKQLLWNMIHLRHFDGIVVNCGREVGKKLDDLIQIIEHDSTYGSIHKFLFGMVGRKAEIKILDAEQQLFSIEGIPVKVLRTARNPKDIDWLKEGVKIVVDCTGQFTDPNATTDQGKPCLRGHLEAGALKVINSAPFKSKSAHVHASPDAITMIYGINHLDYNPAQHHVISAASCTTTGLAHMMKPLLEHEDTANIMTAHMSTIHAATNTQSILDNIPKTGASDLRKSRSLMNNIILSTTGAAKALELVMPKIKSVGFMADSVRIPTSTVSLINLNLTLQTRLDEQGNPVVTSELINRIYKEAAAGPQKDLLVYSERQNVSADMIGTMASAVLEAHETTTRTGFMPIPGGEGTVPVAHAKICGWYDNELGSYTYSLSKLVQYIDETLP; encoded by the coding sequence ATGAATCAGGACATGAAAAACAAAAAACTGCTGGGGATAAACAGCCTCGGCCGGATTGGCAAACAATTGCTCTGGAACATGATCCATCTCCGCCATTTCGATGGAATCGTGGTTAATTGCGGCCGTGAAGTGGGCAAAAAACTGGATGACCTGATCCAGATTATCGAACATGATTCCACCTATGGCAGCATCCACAAATTTCTCTTTGGAATGGTGGGGCGCAAGGCTGAAATCAAGATTCTGGATGCCGAACAGCAGCTTTTCAGCATCGAGGGAATCCCTGTGAAGGTGCTGCGCACCGCCCGCAATCCCAAAGACATCGATTGGCTGAAGGAAGGGGTGAAAATTGTGGTGGATTGCACCGGGCAGTTCACCGACCCCAACGCCACCACTGACCAGGGTAAACCCTGCCTGCGCGGACACTTGGAAGCCGGGGCCCTCAAGGTTATCAACAGCGCTCCCTTCAAAAGTAAAAGCGCGCACGTCCACGCTTCACCTGATGCCATCACCATGATTTATGGCATCAACCATCTGGATTACAACCCCGCCCAACACCATGTTATCAGCGCTGCCAGTTGCACCACAACCGGGCTGGCACACATGATGAAACCGCTTCTGGAACATGAAGATACGGCGAACATCATGACCGCCCACATGAGCACAATTCACGCTGCCACAAACACGCAAAGCATTCTGGACAACATCCCCAAAACCGGAGCCAGCGACCTCAGAAAATCCCGCAGCCTGATGAACAACATCATTCTTTCCACCACCGGCGCTGCCAAAGCTTTGGAACTGGTGATGCCCAAAATCAAATCTGTGGGATTCATGGCGGATTCCGTGCGCATTCCCACCTCCACGGTTTCCCTGATAAACCTGAATCTCACGCTCCAAACCCGCTTGGACGAGCAGGGTAACCCCGTTGTTACCAGCGAGTTAATCAACCGCATCTACAAGGAAGCCGCGGCTGGTCCGCAAAAAGACCTGCTGGTTTACTCCGAACGCCAAAACGTTTCCGCGGACATGATTGGCACCATGGCGTCAGCAGTTTTGGAAGCCCATGAAACCACCACCCGCACAGGCTTTATGCCCATTCCGGGTGGGGAAGGCACAGTGCCTGTCGCCCATGCCAAAATCTGCGGCTGGTATGACAACGAACTGGGTTCCTACACCTACAGCCTTTCCAAACTGGTGCAGTATATCGACGAAACATTGCCCTGA
- a CDS encoding SUMF1/EgtB/PvdO family nonheme iron enzyme gives MTKNRFFFLLPVIIMVLAVSSCYKTTKPDQVAKPRFNPPGGSYDNMQFVTVSSPTLGATVHYTLDGSEPNSSSPIYSDPILISENTSIKAIAFMPDMKGSKIAMANYDINYDYSTMVYVPGGTFHNGTSDVTVSSFYIGKYEVTQAEYQVVMGSNPSYFSGNPNHPVECVSFSYAVLYCNRRSALEGLTPCYRYGNYGTNPDNWPARWRHDADMYVSCSWTANGYRLPTEAEWEYAARGGLQTHGYTFSGSNDNDAVAWYLYNSDPRTQQVGTKLPNELGIYDMSGNVWEWCWDSWYDYPSSPQTNPHGEPSYHQRVRRGGSWNSRAYTCAVLHRGKIPASKITYDVGLRLCRNSP, from the coding sequence ATGACAAAAAACAGATTCTTTTTTCTGCTGCCTGTAATAATCATGGTTCTGGCTGTTTCAAGCTGCTACAAGACCACGAAACCAGACCAAGTGGCAAAGCCCAGGTTCAACCCGCCTGGCGGCAGTTATGATAACATGCAGTTCGTAACCGTGAGCAGCCCCACTTTAGGTGCCACTGTCCATTATACTTTGGATGGCAGTGAACCAAATTCCAGTTCGCCGATTTATTCAGACCCGATTTTGATCAGCGAAAACACAAGCATCAAAGCCATAGCATTCATGCCTGACATGAAGGGCAGTAAAATCGCAATGGCAAACTACGACATCAATTACGATTACAGCACAATGGTTTACGTCCCTGGCGGCACCTTCCACAATGGCACTTCAGACGTCACTGTTTCCAGTTTTTACATTGGGAAATATGAGGTAACCCAGGCTGAATACCAGGTTGTGATGGGAAGTAATCCATCTTATTTTAGCGGTAATCCCAATCATCCAGTGGAGTGTGTTTCGTTTTCTTACGCCGTTCTATATTGCAACCGTCGCAGCGCACTGGAAGGTTTGACACCCTGTTACAGGTATGGCAACTATGGCACAAATCCTGACAATTGGCCAGCGAGGTGGCGACATGATGCGGATATGTATGTATCATGCTCCTGGACCGCCAATGGCTATCGGTTGCCCACAGAAGCAGAATGGGAATATGCCGCCCGGGGCGGTTTACAGACGCATGGTTACACTTTCAGTGGCAGCAATGATAATGATGCTGTTGCCTGGTATTTGTATAATTCCGACCCCAGAACCCAGCAAGTGGGAACCAAGCTGCCCAACGAGCTTGGGATTTACGATATGAGCGGAAACGTTTGGGAATGGTGTTGGGATTCTTGGTATGATTATCCCAGCAGCCCTCAGACAAATCCGCATGGAGAACCCAGCTATCACCAGCGTGTGAGACGTGGTGGAAGTTGGAATAGCCGTGCCTACACCTGCGCTGTTTTGCATAGAGGCAAGATTCCGGCCTCAAAAATCACCTACGATGTTGGCTTGCGGCTTTGCAGGAATTCCCCCTGA